The Streptococcus oralis DNA window AGATACTTTTCGGTCGGAATCTTGGCAAGCGCCTGAACCGCATCAACGTGGAAGGAAATGGTCGGCTTGTCTGCTAACAGTTCCGAAATAGCTTGAATAGGTTGAATAGAGCCAATTTCATTGTTCACAGCCATGACGGAGACGAGGGTCGTATCAGGACGTATCAAACCTGCTAACGCCTCAACATCCACAAACCCTTTCTCATCAACTGGAGCAAAATCTATCTCAAAACCTTGACTTTTCAGCCAGAGGGCTGACTCTTTGACTGCTGGATGTTCAATGGCTGATACAATGATGTGCTTGCCAAACTGGGCTTTTTCAAATGCCACACCCTTGATGACCCAGTTATCTCCTTCTGTACCACCAGAAGTAAAGAAGATTTCATCACTTTTCTTCCCAATCAAATCTGCAATTTGCTGCCGGGAAGCATCTAAAATTCGTGTTGCCTGATCTCCCAAACGATGGAGACTGGATGGATTTCCTACAATTTTTGAAGCGACCTGCATATAAGTTTCAAGTGCTTCAGGATAAGGCTTGGTTGTCGCCGAATTATCAAAGTAGATCATGTTTTCTCACGCTTTCTAAAATCACTCCTTCTATTGTATCACGAAAAGAGACCTGCGACAAGAAAGGGAGGTTTCTCTTTTTTTAAGATTTTTTTAAAGAAATGAGGTATAATAAATCATAATTAAAGGAGAGTATCATGTCTAACTATCGTAGAACTTCAAAACCAAAAACAGAACACATCAAAAAGGGATTTACTGTCTTTCAAAAAACGATTGCTACAATCGGTAGTATCCTTGGCCTCATCACCGCTACTATTACCATCATGAACGCTATGGATAATAACAAAAACAACAAGAAAGAACCGACGACAACTCAAACAACTGTTGTCAAGGAAATTCAAAAAGAAGCCCCTCAGGAAAATACTACTCCTAATAGGGACAACACTTCTACTAAAGAAAATACCACGCAAGAAGAAACTTCTCAATCCAATAAAAAAGAGGAGAAAAAAGAAGATCAGAAAACAACAACTCAGGACTCTTCTACACCAGCTACAAATAAAGAAACAAGCGATAATGGAACACAGTCAAATACGACGAGTTCTGAAACTAAAACGAACCAGTAATCAAAAAAATAACTTCTTTCCAAACTTGGAAAGAAGCTATTTTTTTATTGTTGCAATACTTTTCGTGGTTTGGTTCCTTCAGCTGGACCGATAACACCTGCCATTTCGAGTTCTTCCATCAGGCGGGTCGCACGGTTAAATCCAACCGACAAACGACGCTGAATCATCGAAGCGCTAGCTTTCTGGGTTTCGATAACCAAAGCCTTAGCTTCTTCAAAAAGCGGATCGCCACCAGCTTCACCATCAGAAAAATCTCC harbors:
- a CDS encoding DUF6556 family protein, with translation MSNYRRTSKPKTEHIKKGFTVFQKTIATIGSILGLITATITIMNAMDNNKNNKKEPTTTQTTVVKEIQKEAPQENTTPNRDNTSTKENTTQEETSQSNKKEEKKEDQKTTTQDSSTPATNKETSDNGTQSNTTSSETKTNQ